One Leptolyngbya sp. SIO1E4 genomic window, TACTCCCAGGTTTTGGGAAATTTGCAAGCGCATTACAGCAACGGTACGAATGCACCGTCAGCCCCTTAGCCCCAGCCATTGTCTGATCGCTCCGTTCCCTAACCGGTAGGGGTAAGCACAAGATCGCTCCCTACTTTCCTACTCATTCCCCTGTTGCCCCTCACTCACTCGGAGATAACTGTAATGGTCATTTATTTGGATAACAACGCCACCACTCGGGTTGATCCCGATGTTTTGGCGGCGATGCTGCCCTATTTGAGCGACCTCTATGGCAACCCATCTTCGATGCATAGTTTTGGGGGACAAGTGGGGGCAGCAATCCAGGATGCGAGAGCCCAAGTCGCCCAGTTATTAGGGGCAGAAGATACCGAAATTATCTTCAATAGCTGCGGCAGCGAGGGCAATAATACCGCTATCCACGCGGCTTTAGCAGCTCAACCCGAGAAACGCCATATCGTCACCACAGTTGTGGAGCATCCGGCTATTCTCAACGTCTGCAAGCACCTGGAGAAAAAAGGCTACAGCGTCACTTACCTTTCAGTGGATAAGCAGGGCCAGCTTGACCTCATGGAGGTAGAGGCAGCCATGACTGGGGGGACTGCCCTGGTGACGACGATGTATGCCAACAACGAAACCGGCGTAATTTTCCCCGTAGAGCAGATTGGGGCGATCGCTCAAGAATATGGCGCGACTTTCCATGTGGATGCGGTACAAGCCGTCGGCAAGGTGCCCCTAAATCTGAAAAATAGCACCATTGACCTGCTTACTCTCTCCGGCCACAAACTCCATGCTCCCAAGGGCATCGGTGCGCTTTATGTGCGACGCGGCTTCCGTTTCCGCCCCTTCTTACTAGGAGGACACCAGGAACGGGGCCGCCGCGCCGGGACCCAAAACGTACCGGGGATTATCGCCTTAGGCAAAGCTGCAGAGCTAGCGCGCAAGCATCTGCTGGATGTCGATCAAGAGCGTTGGCTCCGAGATTTGCTAGAGAATCAACTGCTGGATCTGATTCCCGACTGCGAAGTCAATGGCGGAGGCACCACTCGCCTGCCCAATACCTCCAACATTGGCTTCAAGTACATCGAAGGTGAGGCAATTCTGTTCATGCTGAATCAGCAGGGCATCTGTGCCTCCTCTGGATCGGCTTGCACCTCTGGTTCCCTAGATCCCTCCCATGTGCTGATGGCAATGGGGCTGCCCTACACCATCTTGCACGGCTCCATACGCTTTAGCCTCTCTCGGTTCACGACCGAAAACGAAATTCGCCATGTTTTGGCCGTCATGCCCGGCATTGTCGAAAAACTGCGCGCCATCTCCCCATTCAATAACGATGAGGCTGATTGGCTGCAAGGACGCGATGTGGCAGTTACTGCATAGGGATCGCAAACAGTAAGTAACCGGGTTTCTTCTATTGGGCAGACAGATAATCAATACCTCCGCCAGAACCCCGACCCCTTAGCCCCTTACTCTCTCTCCCCTTACTCCCTCCTACCCCTCAACCCTCTACCTCCAGAAAAGCCATGTGGGACTATTCCGAAAAAGTACTCGAATTGTTTTACAACCCCATTAACCAGGGGACGATCGCAGACCCGGATGAATCCGATGTGGCTGTGGTTTACGGCGAAGTCGGCAGCATTTCCTGTGGGGATGCCCTGCGGCTGCACCTGAAGATTCAGGAATCTACAGAGACAATTTTGGACTCCCGGTTCCAGACCTTTGGTTGTACTAGCGCGATCGCCTCCTCGTCCGCATTAACCGAAATCATCAAGGGCAAAACCCTGGATGAAGCCCTCAACATCTCCAACCAGGACATTGCCGAATATCTAGGCGGCCTGCCAGAAGCCAAAATGCACTGCTCCGTTATGGGCCAAGAAGCCTTGGAAGCAGCGATTTACAAGTATCGCGGCATTGAAGTCGAGCACCACGAAGAAGACGAAGGCACCCTGATCTGCTCCTGCTTTGGCATCACAGAACCCCGAGTTCGCCGGGTCATTATTGAAAACGACCTCACAACCGTTGAGCAAGTCACCAACTATGTCAAAGCAGGGGGCGGCTGCGGTTCCTGTTTGGCCAACATCGAAGACATTCTGATCGAAGTGCAGCAGGAGCGCGAAGCCGTGCCCGGACGGGTCGCCGCAGAGATTGCCATTGCTGAGGAGCAGAAGGGCCAAGTTGTTGGAGAGGCAGATCTCCCGGCAATCCGGATGACCACCGTTCAAAAAATCAAGCTCATCCAGCATGTGCTGGATAAAGAAATTCGCCCCATCTTGGTCGCCGATGGCGGCGATGTAGAGCTGTTCGATATCGATGGTGATCGCGTCCAAGTCTCCCTCAAAGGAGCCTGCGGCAGCTGTTCTAGCAGCACCACCACCGTGAAACACGCGATCGAAGCCAAGCTCAAGGAGTTCGTTTTACCCACCCTCACTGTGGAAGAGGTAGCGGGGTAACCAGGTAGATGAGTAGCCGGGTAGATGGGTAGCCGGGTAGCCAAAAACTCATTGTTCATCCACCATTCGGCTGAACTTGCGCCAAAACCCTTCCACTCATCCACCCTACGACTCTCTCACCCTCCCACTCTTCCCCTCCCCCCCTCCCCCCATGAACATCCCCAATCGCTACGTTCACTTCGGGCGATCGCCCCCGGCCTAACCCCGAAGTCCCACGCTTTCCTCCTAGAGAAGTCAGCTTGTCAGTCCAAATTCAGTCCAAATTCTGAATTTTGAGTTTTGAATTCTGTTTCCTGACTCCTGATCACGTCCACCTTTGTTCACCCTCAAATATCGACACGGAGAAATCCCACCATGCGTCAGATTGCATTTTACGGAAAAGGCGGTATTGGTAAGTCCACAACTTCCCAGAACACCATCGCTGGATTGGCAGATACTCAGCGCATCATGATTGTGGGGTGTGACCCTAAAGCAGACTCCACCCGTCTGATGCTGCACAGTAAGGCTCAAACCACCATTCTGCACTTAGCTGCTGAGCGCGGTGCGGTAGAAGATCTAGAACTCGACGAAGTGCTACTCACTGGTTACAAAAACGTTAAATGCGTTGAGTCCGGTGGTCCTGAGCCAGGTGTAGGCTGTGCCGGTCGAGGCATCATTACCGCTATCAACTTCTTGGAAGAAGAAGGCGCTTACGAAGACCTCGATTTCGTTTCTTACGACGTATTAGGCGACGTTGTTTGCGGTGGTTTTGCCATGCCGATTCGGGAAGGCAAAGCCCAGGAAATCTACATCGTGGTTTCCGGCGAAATGATGGCTATGTACGCGGCTAACAACATTGCCCGAGGCATCCTCAAGTATGCTCACTCCGGTGGTGTCCGTCTAGGCGGCCTCATCTGTAACAGCCGTAATGTTGACCAGGAAGTTGAGCTAATCGAAGCCCTGGCTGAGAAACTCGGCACTCAAATGATCCACTTCGTGCCCCGCGACAACATCGTCCAGCACGCTGAACTGCGCCGCATGACCGTGATTGAGTACGCTCCTGACAGCAAGCAGGCCGAAGAATATCGCACCCTAGCTCGCAAGATCGAAAACAACGATAACCTCGTTATCCCCACGCCTATCTCCATGGACGAGCTGGAAGAACTCTTAGTTCAGTTCGGCCTCCTGGGTGGTGAAGAAGAATACGAGAAGGTAATCGCGGCAGACAAAGCAGCAGCAACAGTCTAATCCCTAACTGCCTGAACGGGTCGGCACAGACCAAATCACTTGCGAGTAAGCATTCAGGGTCTCCCGTACCCGGTCAGGTATTACTTCCCCTCCAGCACTCAAAATCCTACTCCCTACAGCCAACAGAGAGGGCAACATGACCACCGTAGAAGACAGAAAAGCGCTCGTCCAGGAGGTTCTGGACGCGTACCCCGCCAAAGCTAAAAAGAGCCGTTCCAAGCACCTTAATGTCTCAGAAGAAGGCGCTTCCGACTGCGGCGTTAAGTCCAACAAAAAATCCGTTCCCGGCGTAATGACTACTCGTGGCTGTGCCTATGCAGGGGCCAAAGGGGTGGTTTGGGGGCCGGTGAAAGATATGATTCACATCAGCCATGGCCCCGTGGGCTGCGGCTACTATTCCTGGTCTGGTCGCCGTAACTACTATGTGGGCACCACCGGGGTAGATACCTTTGGCACCATGCAGTTCACGTCCGACTTCCAGGAACGTGACATTGTATTTGGAGGTGACAAAAAGCTCGACAAGCTGATCGACGAACTCGAAGAACTCTTCCCCCTCAGCAAAGGCACGACCATTGAATCAGAATGCCCCGTTGGTTTGATTGGCGATGACATCGAAGCCGTTGCAAAAAAACAAGCCAAGAAGACTGGCAAACCCGTTGTGCCCGTTCGTTGTGAAGGCTTCCGAGGCGTTTCCCAATCGCTAGGTCACCACATTGCTAACGACACCGTGCGTGATTGGGTGCTGCCCAAGGCCGACGAGTATCGTCAGCTCCCCGAAGGCTTTGAGTCTAGCCCCTACGACGTCAACATCATTGGGGACTACAACATCGGGGGTGACGCTTGGCCAAGCCGTTTGTTGATGGAAGCCATCGGGCTACGGGTGATCTGTCAGTTCTCTGGGGATGGCACCTTCAACGAAGTAGTGATGACGCCCCTAGCGAAGCTAAACCTGATCCACTGCTACCGCTCCATGAACTATATCTGCCGCTTCATGGAAGAGAAGTACGGCATCGGCTGGCTAGAGTACAACTTCTTTGGCCCCACTCAGATTGCTAAATCCCTGCGTAAGATTGCCGCCCAGTTTGACGAGACTATTCAGGCTAAAGCTGAAGAAGTGATTGCTCAAAACCAGGCCCGCATGGATTCCATCATTGCCAAGTATCGTCCTCGCCTGGAAGGCAAGAAAGTCATGATGATGGTCGGTGGCCTGCGTCCCCGTCACGTTATCCCCGCTTTCGAAGATCTGGGGATGGATGTGATTGGTACCGGCTATGAATTCGGCCACGGCGATGACTACAAGCGCACCGCCGACTACGTCAAAGAAGGCACTGTCATTTATGACGATGTCAGCGGCTTCGAATTCGAAGAATTCGCCAAGCAGCTTCAGCCCGACCTGATCGCTGCAGGCATTAAAGAGAAGTACGTCTTCCAGAAGATGGCCCTTCCCTTCCGTCAGATGCACTCCTGGGATTATTCCGGCCCCTACCACGGCTACGAAGGCTTCGAAGTCTTCGCTCGCGATATGGATCTAGCCATCAACAATCCCACCTGGAGCCTGATTAACGCCCCTTGGCAAGAGTAGATGGGTAGATGGGTAGATGGGTGGATGGGGAGCAAGCCGCTGTGGATGGACAGGGTCGTATCCCTCGCCTATGTTCCACCTTGTTGATTCCCTCACTCATCCACCCTCCCACTCATCCACCCTCCCAACCTCCCACCCTTCACCCCCCTCAGGAGATCATCATGACTGAGAACACGACCCCCCAAGTGCCGGAAAATGCTCCGGATCCGGGTAAAATCCAAGACCACTTTGACCTATTCAAAACCGATACTTACCAAGACCTGTTCGAATATAAGCGTCAGTTTGAAGGGGCTCACAGCCATGAGGCAGTAGCTGAAGCCGCAGAATGGACAAAGTCTTGGGACTATCGAGAAAAGAACTTTGAGCGCAAAGCCCTCACGATTAACCCCGCTAAAGCCTGTCAGCCCCTAGGTGCACTATTTGTAGCAGCAGGCTTTGAAGGGACATTGCCCTACAGCCACGGTTCTCAAGGCTGTGTGGCTTACTTCCGCACCCACCTCACCCGTAACTATAAAGAACCCTTCCAAGCGGTATCGTCTTCTATGACAGAAGATGCAGCCGTATTTGGCGGATTGAACAACCTTAAGCAGGGTTTGAACAACTCCTACACCCTCTACAAACCCAAAATGATTGCGCTATGCACCACCTGCATGGCCGAGGTCATTGGGGATGACATCGGAGCCTTTATTCAGACCGCCAAAAATGAAGATCTAATTCCACAGGATTTACCCGTTCCCTCTGCTCATACTCCAAGCTTTGTCGGTTCCCACATCACCGGCTACGACAATATGCTCAAGAGCATATTGGCCACATTGACGGAAGGCAAAAAAGCAGAGACGACCAACGGTAAGTTCAACTTCAACTTGGGCTTCGATCCCTATGTTGGTAACCTCCGTGAGCTGAAGCGGATCTTGGGCCTGTTCGGCGTTGACTACACTATCCTGTCGGATAACTCTGATGCCTTTGATTCTCCCAACACGGGCGAGTTCCAAATGTACAACGGGTTGACCACCCTGGAAGACGCCGCTGATTCGGTTAACGCTGAAGGCACCTTCTTCTTCCAGAAGTACACCACACCCAAGACCCAGGAATACATCAACAAGGACTGGGGACAGAAGACCTACAACTTCCGACCTTTCGGCATTCAAGGTACAGATGAGTTCCTGATGGCGCTCTCTGCAATCACGGGTAAGGCAATTCCGTTAGAGCTTCAGCAAGAGCGGGGTCGCGCTGTGGATGCTTTAACCGATTCCCAAGCTTGGATCCATGGTAAGCGGGTAGCCCTCTACGGCGATCCGGACAACGTCATGAACATCACTCGCTTCCTGCTAGAAATGGGAGCTGAGCCGGTTCACATCGTAGTCACCAACAGCAACCCAGACTTCGAAGCTGAAGCCCGCGAGCTGCTCACCAACAGCCCCTACGGACAAGAAGCAACGGTTTGGGGCAAGAAGGATCTGTGGCACCTGCGTTCCTTGATGTTCACTGAGCCTGTAGACCTGCTGATCGGCAACTCCTACGGCAAGTACCTCTGGCGTGACACAGGGACCCCACTGGTGCGCATTGGCTATCCCATCTTCGATCGCCACCACATGCACCGCTACCCCACGTTGGGGTATCAAGGCGCGATCAACCAGTTCAACTGGATCATTAACACCATCCTGGATGAGCTCGATCGCCAGACTATCGTTCCTGCGAAGACGGATATCTCCTTTGACTTGATCCGTTAAGCGTGGACGGGTGGATGGGTAGATGGGTCGGTGAGCCGTTGATGCAGCGTCTCCAGTCTCCCACCCTGTTACCCATTCACCCGGTCACCCATCCACCCTTTTCACCCATCCACCCTTTTCACCCATCCACCCTGCTACTCCTCTCCACCATGAAACTCAGCGACGAAATCGAAATAGATTCCCCCCCCGCTTTTGATATGGGCGATCGCGTCCGCGTCCGTAAGGTCATCCGCAATGACGGCACCTTCCCTGGTAAAGACATCGGCTTTCACCTCGCCAAAAAAGGGGATATCGGCTACATCGTCGGCATTGGCACTTACCTGCAACGGGCCTACATCTACTCCGTGCATTTTCTAGAAACCAACTACGTGGTTGGCTGCCTCAAAAAAGAGTTGGACTTAGCAGAAGACCGCCCACCCCTGATTGAACAACCAGACTGGTAGCGACCCATGATTCATCTCACCCATCCCTCTCCTCCGCTTCCTACCCCTCATAAGTCTCCCAACTTTGATGTTTTCGGCCCCTTGCGACGCTGGATTAACAAAATTGAGGTCAGGAAACCCACCTTTGCCCGCTTCATCTGCCGCCTCATTCCCAGCAGCTGCCCGTTTGAGAGGGATGTGACACTCTTCGGTCGCACGGTACATATTCCCGCCCTTTGTAAACTCAACCCGGTATATGACGAACTCGTTGCCCTGCGCTTCAGAGCCCTGACCTATCTAGCTGATACCTGCAGAGAAGACATCACCCCCTACATCAGCTGATCTGTCCCTCTTACAGCCGAGTCCCCATCTCCCCTTCCCCCTACTCCCCTACTCCCCTACCCCCCTCACCGCCATGAAAATGACGCCAGGCAAAATCAATGAACTCCTGACCCAACCCGGCTGTGAGCACAACCACAAGAAAGACGGTAAGGGCAAAAACAAAGCATGTCAGCAACAGGCCCAACCTGGGGCGGCCCAAGGGGGATGCGCCTTTGACGGAGCCAGCATTGCCCTGGTGCCCATCACGGATGTCGCCCATTTAGTCCATGGCCCGATCGCCTGTGCAGGTAACTCCTGGGGCAGCCGAGGCAGCCTTTCCTCTGGCCCAACGATTTACAAAATGGGCTTCACCACTGACCTGAGTGAAAACGATATTATCTTTGGCGGTGAGAAAAAGCTCTACAAGGCCATCCATGAGGTGAAGGATCGCTACAGCCCGGCGGCTATCTTCGTCTACCTCACCTGTATAACGGCGCTCATTGGCGATGACCTGGATGCGGTGTGTCAGGCAGCCAGCAAAAAATTTGATATTCCTGTCGTGCCCGTAAGTTCACCTGGCTTTGTCGGCAGCAAGAACCTCGGCAACCGCATTGGTGGCGAGGCTTTGCTAGAGTACGTGGTCGGCACTCGGGAACCTGAATATACAACCCCCTATGACATTAACCTGATTGGCGAGTACAACATCGCTGGAGAGCTGTGGGGCGTGCTGCCCATGCTTGAGAAGGTCGGAATTCGCGTCTTGTCCAAGATTACCGGCGACGCCCGCTACCATGACGTCGCCTGCGCCCATCGCGCCAAGCTCAACGTGATGATCTGCTCCAAGGCGCTGATCAACATGGCCCACAAGATGCAGGAACGCTACAACATTCCTTACATCGAGGAGTCTATCTACGGCGTTGAAGACATGAACCGCCTGCTGCGGGACATCGCCGACAAACTCGGGGATGACAACCTCAAGGCCCGCGTTGAGCAAGTGATTCAAGACGAGACTGCCAAGCTCAATGAGGCTCTCACCCCCTACCGCCAGCGCCTTAAGGGCAAGCGAGTTGTCCTTTACACCGGGGGGGTCAAGAGCTGGTCCATCATCTCTGCCGCCAAAGACCTGGGCATTGATGTGATGGCCACCAGCACCAAAAAAAGCACAGAAGAAGACAAAGCCCGCATCAAAACCCTCCTCGGCAAAGACGGCATGATGCTGCAAAAGGGCAACGCCCAGGAACTTCTAAAGGTCATCGCCAAAACCAAAGCCGACATGTTAATCGCTGGGGGCCGCAACCAATACACCGCCCTCAA contains:
- the nifH gene encoding nitrogenase iron protein, whose translation is MRQIAFYGKGGIGKSTTSQNTIAGLADTQRIMIVGCDPKADSTRLMLHSKAQTTILHLAAERGAVEDLELDEVLLTGYKNVKCVESGGPEPGVGCAGRGIITAINFLEEEGAYEDLDFVSYDVLGDVVCGGFAMPIREGKAQEIYIVVSGEMMAMYAANNIARGILKYAHSGGVRLGGLICNSRNVDQEVELIEALAEKLGTQMIHFVPRDNIVQHAELRRMTVIEYAPDSKQAEEYRTLARKIENNDNLVIPTPISMDELEELLVQFGLLGGEEEYEKVIAADKAAATV
- a CDS encoding Mo-dependent nitrogenase C-terminal domain-containing protein; the protein is MIHLTHPSPPLPTPHKSPNFDVFGPLRRWINKIEVRKPTFARFICRLIPSSCPFERDVTLFGRTVHIPALCKLNPVYDELVALRFRALTYLADTCREDITPYIS
- a CDS encoding nitrogen fixation protein NifZ, which translates into the protein MKLSDEIEIDSPPAFDMGDRVRVRKVIRNDGTFPGKDIGFHLAKKGDIGYIVGIGTYLQRAYIYSVHFLETNYVVGCLKKELDLAEDRPPLIEQPDW
- the nifU gene encoding Fe-S cluster assembly protein NifU translates to MWDYSEKVLELFYNPINQGTIADPDESDVAVVYGEVGSISCGDALRLHLKIQESTETILDSRFQTFGCTSAIASSSALTEIIKGKTLDEALNISNQDIAEYLGGLPEAKMHCSVMGQEALEAAIYKYRGIEVEHHEEDEGTLICSCFGITEPRVRRVIIENDLTTVEQVTNYVKAGGGCGSCLANIEDILIEVQQEREAVPGRVAAEIAIAEEQKGQVVGEADLPAIRMTTVQKIKLIQHVLDKEIRPILVADGGDVELFDIDGDRVQVSLKGACGSCSSSTTTVKHAIEAKLKEFVLPTLTVEEVAG
- the nifD gene encoding nitrogenase molybdenum-iron protein alpha chain: MTTVEDRKALVQEVLDAYPAKAKKSRSKHLNVSEEGASDCGVKSNKKSVPGVMTTRGCAYAGAKGVVWGPVKDMIHISHGPVGCGYYSWSGRRNYYVGTTGVDTFGTMQFTSDFQERDIVFGGDKKLDKLIDELEELFPLSKGTTIESECPVGLIGDDIEAVAKKQAKKTGKPVVPVRCEGFRGVSQSLGHHIANDTVRDWVLPKADEYRQLPEGFESSPYDVNIIGDYNIGGDAWPSRLLMEAIGLRVICQFSGDGTFNEVVMTPLAKLNLIHCYRSMNYICRFMEEKYGIGWLEYNFFGPTQIAKSLRKIAAQFDETIQAKAEEVIAQNQARMDSIIAKYRPRLEGKKVMMMVGGLRPRHVIPAFEDLGMDVIGTGYEFGHGDDYKRTADYVKEGTVIYDDVSGFEFEEFAKQLQPDLIAAGIKEKYVFQKMALPFRQMHSWDYSGPYHGYEGFEVFARDMDLAINNPTWSLINAPWQE
- the nifS gene encoding cysteine desulfurase NifS, with amino-acid sequence MVIYLDNNATTRVDPDVLAAMLPYLSDLYGNPSSMHSFGGQVGAAIQDARAQVAQLLGAEDTEIIFNSCGSEGNNTAIHAALAAQPEKRHIVTTVVEHPAILNVCKHLEKKGYSVTYLSVDKQGQLDLMEVEAAMTGGTALVTTMYANNETGVIFPVEQIGAIAQEYGATFHVDAVQAVGKVPLNLKNSTIDLLTLSGHKLHAPKGIGALYVRRGFRFRPFLLGGHQERGRRAGTQNVPGIIALGKAAELARKHLLDVDQERWLRDLLENQLLDLIPDCEVNGGGTTRLPNTSNIGFKYIEGEAILFMLNQQGICASSGSACTSGSLDPSHVLMAMGLPYTILHGSIRFSLSRFTTENEIRHVLAVMPGIVEKLRAISPFNNDEADWLQGRDVAVTA
- the nifK gene encoding nitrogenase molybdenum-iron protein subunit beta, giving the protein MTENTTPQVPENAPDPGKIQDHFDLFKTDTYQDLFEYKRQFEGAHSHEAVAEAAEWTKSWDYREKNFERKALTINPAKACQPLGALFVAAGFEGTLPYSHGSQGCVAYFRTHLTRNYKEPFQAVSSSMTEDAAVFGGLNNLKQGLNNSYTLYKPKMIALCTTCMAEVIGDDIGAFIQTAKNEDLIPQDLPVPSAHTPSFVGSHITGYDNMLKSILATLTEGKKAETTNGKFNFNLGFDPYVGNLRELKRILGLFGVDYTILSDNSDAFDSPNTGEFQMYNGLTTLEDAADSVNAEGTFFFQKYTTPKTQEYINKDWGQKTYNFRPFGIQGTDEFLMALSAITGKAIPLELQQERGRAVDALTDSQAWIHGKRVALYGDPDNVMNITRFLLEMGAEPVHIVVTNSNPDFEAEARELLTNSPYGQEATVWGKKDLWHLRSLMFTEPVDLLIGNSYGKYLWRDTGTPLVRIGYPIFDRHHMHRYPTLGYQGAINQFNWIINTILDELDRQTIVPAKTDISFDLIR